From the Synechococcus sp. HK01-R genome, one window contains:
- a CDS encoding YciI family protein — translation MARFVLWGTYCENALEKRAPFREEHLSRLATLKQEGTLITLGPTESSTHVFGIFEGESRAQILSLLQQDVYWRQKIWTELEVYPWIQAF, via the coding sequence ATGGCACGATTCGTTCTCTGGGGTACTTACTGCGAGAACGCCCTAGAAAAACGTGCACCCTTCCGCGAAGAGCATCTATCTCGATTGGCGACCTTGAAGCAGGAGGGCACATTGATCACGCTCGGTCCAACGGAGAGCAGTACCCATGTGTTTGGGATTTTTGAAGGCGAATCCCGTGCTCAGATCCTGTCTCTGCTTCAGCAAGACGTTTATTGGCGGCAAAAGATCTGGACCGAATTAGAGGTTTACCCTTGGATCCAGGCCTTTTGA
- a CDS encoding AbrB family transcriptional regulator yields the protein MLTGSDLLTKVKELGDVSKSDLVRACGYVSDKKDGGERLNFTAFYEALLEAKGVNLGAGGGAGVGKGGRKLSYVATVQGNGNLLIGKAYTAMLDLKPGDEFEIKLGRKQIRLVPVGSTDEDEE from the coding sequence ATGCTCACCGGGAGCGACCTGCTCACTAAAGTCAAAGAGCTGGGCGATGTCAGCAAGTCGGATCTCGTCCGCGCCTGTGGCTACGTCTCCGACAAGAAAGATGGCGGCGAACGGCTCAATTTCACCGCGTTCTACGAGGCTTTGTTGGAAGCCAAGGGCGTCAACCTCGGCGCCGGTGGCGGCGCAGGTGTTGGCAAAGGCGGCCGCAAACTCTCCTATGTGGCGACAGTTCAAGGCAATGGCAATCTGCTGATTGGCAAGGCCTACACCGCCATGCTCGACCTCAAGCCTGGCGATGAGTTTGAAATCAAGCTTGGCCGTAAGCAGATTCGTCTGGTTCCTGTTGGCAGCACCGACGAAGACGAAGAGTGA
- the trpA gene encoding tryptophan synthase subunit alpha: MPCSAITARFQTLKAEGRMALMPFLMAGDPDLDVTADVLLSLQDNGADLVELGIPYSDPLADGPVIQASAYRALGSGTTPGKVLEMLQRLKGRLTIPVILFTYSNPLLNRGPERFFAEAAAAGAAGLVIPDLPLEEAERLSPLAAQQGLDLVLLVAPTTPAERMARIASASRGFTYLVSVTGVTGERANLEGRVASLVESLKGCCSIPVAVGFGISGPDQVIQVKQWGADGAIVGSALVKRIAAADPGSAAAEAGDFCRQLRSAASS; encoded by the coding sequence ATGCCCTGCAGCGCCATCACCGCTCGCTTCCAGACGCTGAAGGCCGAGGGCCGGATGGCGTTGATGCCTTTTCTGATGGCTGGCGATCCGGATCTGGACGTCACCGCTGATGTCTTGCTGAGCCTTCAGGACAATGGGGCCGACCTGGTGGAACTCGGCATTCCTTACAGCGACCCGCTCGCCGATGGCCCTGTGATTCAGGCCTCGGCCTATCGGGCCCTTGGTTCAGGAACCACACCGGGCAAGGTGCTTGAGATGCTTCAACGACTGAAGGGAAGACTCACGATTCCTGTGATTCTGTTCACCTACAGCAATCCACTGCTTAATCGTGGTCCGGAGCGATTTTTTGCCGAAGCCGCTGCTGCTGGCGCCGCCGGACTGGTGATTCCAGATCTTCCTTTGGAGGAAGCGGAGAGGTTGTCTCCCTTGGCGGCTCAGCAGGGCCTGGATCTTGTGCTTTTGGTGGCACCCACCACCCCAGCAGAGCGCATGGCCAGGATTGCTTCCGCCAGCCGCGGGTTCACGTATCTGGTGAGTGTCACTGGAGTGACGGGAGAACGCGCGAATTTGGAAGGACGCGTGGCGTCACTTGTGGAATCTCTGAAGGGCTGCTGCTCGATTCCGGTGGCCGTTGGTTTCGGAATTTCTGGTCCTGACCAGGTGATTCAAGTCAAGCAATGGGGTGCCGACGGGGCGATCGTTGGTAGTGCCCTAGTCAAAAGAATCGCCGCTGCAGATCCTGGATCTGCAGCGGCGGAAGCGGGTGATTTTTGCCGGCAGCTACGGAGCGCTGCTAGCAGCTGA
- a CDS encoding DUF3007 family protein: protein MTRLKVILLGLMVLVLGGVGYGAFSAAGFQDASAGIAAEAVLIVIVIIWTGSYLFRVVTGRMTFMEQRRRYRQAYDEVTDAELLARFDALSPEQQQRLLAEVAGDSDQTPSPEP from the coding sequence TTGACTCGTCTCAAGGTGATTCTGCTGGGGCTGATGGTCCTGGTGCTTGGTGGTGTTGGTTATGGAGCCTTCTCCGCCGCAGGTTTTCAGGATGCTTCGGCCGGAATCGCTGCTGAAGCGGTTCTGATTGTGATCGTCATCATCTGGACCGGCTCCTATCTCTTCCGTGTTGTCACCGGAAGAATGACCTTCATGGAGCAACGACGGCGCTATCGCCAGGCCTACGACGAGGTCACCGATGCGGAACTGTTGGCTCGTTTCGATGCGCTCAGTCCTGAGCAGCAGCAAAGGCTTCTTGCTGAGGTTGCAGGGGATTCCGATCAGACCCCAAGCCCTGAACCGTAG
- a CDS encoding NAD(P)H-quinone oxidoreductase subunit L, with protein sequence MLDALTSLLDPTWLPVLVAYGLLGGAYLFIVPLGLFLWMNRRWHHMGKLERLGIYGLVFLFFPGMILFAPFLNFRLQGQGEV encoded by the coding sequence GTGTTGGATGCCCTGACGAGCCTGCTCGATCCAACCTGGCTTCCCGTGCTTGTGGCCTATGGGTTGTTGGGTGGGGCCTATCTCTTCATCGTGCCGCTGGGGCTGTTTCTGTGGATGAATCGCCGTTGGCATCACATGGGTAAGCTCGAGCGGCTTGGGATCTACGGTCTCGTCTTCCTGTTCTTCCCAGGAATGATTCTGTTTGCTCCTTTCCTTAATTTCCGTCTTCAGGGTCAAGGAGAGGTCTGA
- the pyrC gene encoding dihydroorotase, whose protein sequence is MDIPSRIVLRRPDDWHVHLRDGAMLEAVLPSTARLFARAIVMPNLRPPVTTTKAAVAYRERILAALPPGLSFTPLMTAYLTDSTDPQDLKQGFEAGVFTAVKLYPANATTNSAAGVRELDAITPVLETMQAIDLPLLIHGEVTDPEVDVFDREAVFIERHLVPLRRRFPSLRVVLEHITTEQAVDYVRAAHQSGEQTLAATITPHHLHLNRNAMFEGGLRTDFYCLPVVKRERHRRALVAAATGGEPCFFLGTDSAPHPRSAKETSCGCAGIFNAAHALESYAAIFEQQGALDRLEGFASEHGPRFYRLPLNSETVTLVRQPQVVPQSLTLSDRRADALDAAEAPRLFHAGETLAWRVAVDG, encoded by the coding sequence ATGGATATCCCATCCCGCATCGTCCTGCGTCGCCCCGACGATTGGCATGTGCACCTGCGGGATGGGGCCATGTTGGAGGCGGTGCTGCCATCGACAGCGCGTCTTTTCGCCCGGGCCATCGTGATGCCCAACCTCAGGCCCCCGGTGACGACCACGAAGGCCGCTGTTGCGTACCGCGAGCGCATCCTGGCGGCGTTGCCCCCAGGTCTGTCGTTCACGCCGCTGATGACGGCCTATCTCACCGATTCCACCGACCCTCAGGATCTGAAGCAGGGGTTCGAGGCTGGAGTCTTCACGGCGGTGAAGCTTTATCCCGCCAATGCCACCACCAATTCTGCTGCCGGGGTCAGGGAGCTAGACGCCATCACGCCAGTGCTCGAGACGATGCAGGCGATCGATCTGCCCCTCTTGATCCACGGCGAAGTCACCGATCCAGAGGTGGATGTGTTTGATCGGGAGGCTGTGTTTATCGAACGGCATCTGGTGCCGTTGCGCCGCAGGTTTCCCTCTCTGCGGGTGGTGCTGGAGCACATCACCACCGAACAAGCTGTGGACTATGTCCGCGCTGCGCACCAATCAGGGGAACAGACCCTGGCGGCCACGATCACCCCTCACCATCTGCATCTCAATCGCAACGCGATGTTTGAGGGTGGGTTGCGCACCGATTTCTATTGCTTGCCAGTCGTGAAGCGGGAGCGCCATCGTCGTGCCCTCGTGGCAGCGGCCACCGGTGGTGAGCCCTGTTTCTTTCTGGGCACGGATTCCGCTCCCCACCCCCGCTCCGCCAAGGAAACCAGCTGTGGCTGCGCGGGCATCTTCAATGCGGCCCACGCCCTGGAGAGCTACGCCGCGATCTTTGAGCAGCAAGGGGCGTTGGATCGCTTGGAAGGCTTTGCCAGTGAGCATGGGCCCCGTTTCTATCGCCTGCCTCTCAACAGCGAAACGGTCACCCTGGTGCGCCAGCCCCAGGTGGTACCCCAGAGCCTGACGCTGTCGGATCGCAGGGCGGATGCCCTCGATGCAGCGGAAGCGCCGCGTTTGTTCCATGCCGGGGAGACCCTGGCTTGGCGTGTCGCGGTGGATGGTTAG
- a CDS encoding SulP family inorganic anion transporter, translating into MLLNHISTRNLRGDAFGGVTAAVIALPMALAFGVASGAGAAAGLWAAVIIGLVAALFGGTPTLISEPTGPMTVVFTSVILSFTATAPDKETALAMAFTVVILAGLFQILFGVFRLGRYVTQMPYTVISGFMSGIGIILVILQLAPFLGQVSPKGGVVGTLTQLPQLLSGVRPYELALALITVAILWLTPSRLKKICPPQLLALVVGTILSVTLFASADLRTIPEFQAQFPTLHLPTFSAGQIRLMVIDAAVLGMLGCIDALLTSVVADSLTRTEHNSDKELVGQGLANIASGLFGGLPGAGATMGTVVNIQAGGRSALSGVVRAVILMLVILLAAPLVSTIPLAVLAGIALKVGLDIIDWDFLRRAHHLSLKAALITYGVIALTVLVDLIAAVGIGVFVANVLTIDRMSALQSKRVKTISTADDDVELAPEEQQLLDKAAGRVLLFQLAGPMIFGVAKTIAREHNAIANCDAVVFDLREVTHLGVTASLALENAIKEALEVGRRVHLVVLPGAARTRLEKLKLIEQIPGECISEDRLQALHSAVAGLPV; encoded by the coding sequence GTGCTTCTGAATCACATCAGCACCCGGAATCTCCGGGGTGACGCCTTTGGTGGCGTCACCGCCGCCGTGATCGCCCTGCCCATGGCCCTTGCCTTCGGTGTGGCCTCAGGTGCCGGTGCCGCGGCTGGACTCTGGGCCGCAGTGATCATTGGACTGGTCGCCGCCCTGTTCGGTGGGACGCCCACCCTGATTTCCGAACCCACCGGTCCGATGACGGTGGTGTTCACCTCGGTGATCCTCAGCTTTACGGCCACAGCTCCCGATAAGGAGACCGCCCTGGCGATGGCCTTCACGGTGGTGATCCTGGCCGGCCTGTTCCAAATCCTCTTCGGGGTGTTCCGCCTGGGTCGTTACGTCACCCAGATGCCTTACACGGTGATCTCCGGCTTCATGTCCGGGATCGGCATCATTCTCGTGATCCTTCAGTTGGCACCCTTCCTGGGGCAGGTCAGCCCCAAGGGGGGAGTGGTCGGCACGCTGACTCAGTTGCCGCAGCTGCTCTCTGGGGTTCGGCCCTACGAGTTGGCCCTGGCCCTGATCACCGTGGCGATTCTGTGGTTGACCCCCAGCCGGCTGAAGAAGATCTGCCCCCCCCAGCTCCTGGCTCTGGTGGTGGGAACGATCCTGTCGGTCACGTTGTTTGCGTCGGCGGATCTGCGCACCATTCCCGAATTCCAGGCTCAGTTCCCCACCCTGCACCTGCCCACATTTTCAGCAGGTCAGATTCGGCTGATGGTGATCGATGCCGCTGTGCTGGGCATGCTCGGCTGCATCGATGCTCTGCTCACCTCGGTGGTGGCGGACAGCCTCACCCGCACCGAGCACAATTCCGATAAGGAGCTGGTGGGTCAAGGCCTCGCCAACATTGCCTCTGGTCTGTTCGGTGGATTGCCTGGTGCTGGCGCCACCATGGGCACCGTCGTGAATATTCAGGCTGGTGGCCGCTCCGCCCTTTCCGGCGTTGTCAGGGCCGTGATCCTGATGCTGGTGATCCTGCTGGCAGCCCCCTTGGTGTCGACGATCCCTCTGGCCGTGCTGGCGGGCATTGCCCTCAAGGTGGGTCTCGACATCATCGACTGGGATTTCCTGCGCCGCGCCCATCACCTGTCTCTGAAGGCGGCCCTGATCACCTATGGCGTGATCGCGTTGACCGTGTTGGTCGATTTGATTGCTGCGGTGGGAATCGGAGTGTTCGTGGCCAACGTGCTCACGATCGACCGCATGAGCGCCCTGCAGTCGAAGCGGGTGAAAACGATCAGCACCGCTGATGATGATGTGGAGCTTGCTCCTGAGGAGCAGCAGCTTCTCGACAAGGCCGCTGGCCGCGTGCTGCTCTTTCAGCTCGCTGGTCCGATGATTTTCGGGGTTGCCAAGACAATTGCCCGTGAACACAACGCCATCGCCAATTGCGACGCGGTGGTGTTCGACCTGCGGGAAGTCACCCATTTGGGTGTGACCGCCTCTTTGGCCCTTGAAAACGCGATCAAGGAGGCCCTTGAGGTGGGCCGCCGGGTGCATCTGGTGGTGCTTCCTGGTGCGGCCCGCACCCGTCTGGAGAAGCTGAAGCTGATCGAGCAGATTCCCGGGGAGTGCATCAGCGAGGATCGTTTGCAGGCCCTCCACTCCGCGGTGGCTGGTCTTCCCGTTTGA
- a CDS encoding calcium/sodium antiporter encodes MPPFLIVALEVLVGIALLFGGGELFVQGSVTLALILGIPQLVIGLTVVALGTSAPELFVSVGSALQGSADLAVSNVVGSNIFNVMVVLGSSALVLPLRVESRLVRRDVPLLLAISAAVWGMASAGRVTWQAGVALLVALAINTVWEIRTAREEPDGMEEAEPEIDPSSADQGLWGALLRLAAGIVLLGFGSNVLVKGASAAAGFLGVSEAVIGLTIVSAGTSMPELITSLVAAIRGRTDLAIGNVVGSNLLNQLLVLSCAALASGAHGLHVDPMLIERDLPVMVLTTLACMPIFWTKGRITRLEGGILVGLYIFYVIDQVLPRTLPSWQDEFRLAMLCLVLPAVLVLIALQAILYWRQLRYRRDSLDSEPS; translated from the coding sequence ATGCCCCCCTTCCTGATTGTCGCCCTGGAAGTGCTAGTCGGAATCGCCCTGCTGTTTGGAGGCGGTGAACTGTTCGTCCAGGGCTCCGTCACCCTGGCTCTGATTCTGGGGATTCCCCAGTTGGTGATCGGCCTGACGGTGGTCGCCCTTGGCACTAGTGCGCCGGAATTGTTTGTGAGCGTTGGCTCCGCCCTTCAAGGCTCCGCCGATCTGGCGGTCAGCAACGTGGTTGGCAGCAACATTTTCAATGTGATGGTGGTGCTCGGCAGCAGCGCCCTCGTGCTGCCTCTGCGAGTGGAGAGTCGTCTCGTGCGCAGGGATGTTCCCCTGCTGCTGGCGATCTCAGCCGCCGTCTGGGGCATGGCCTCGGCAGGCCGGGTCACCTGGCAGGCAGGAGTAGCCCTGCTGGTCGCCTTAGCAATCAACACGGTTTGGGAGATCCGCACGGCTCGGGAAGAGCCTGATGGCATGGAGGAAGCCGAGCCGGAGATCGATCCGAGCTCGGCTGATCAGGGGCTCTGGGGGGCGCTGCTGCGCCTGGCCGCAGGCATTGTGCTGCTGGGTTTCGGCTCCAACGTGCTGGTGAAAGGAGCCAGCGCCGCCGCTGGCTTCCTCGGGGTGAGCGAGGCCGTGATTGGACTCACGATTGTGTCGGCGGGCACCTCGATGCCAGAACTGATCACCTCCCTGGTGGCGGCGATCCGGGGGCGGACCGATCTGGCCATCGGCAACGTGGTGGGAAGCAACCTGCTCAACCAGCTGCTGGTGCTCAGCTGCGCAGCCCTCGCTTCCGGGGCCCATGGCCTGCATGTCGACCCGATGCTGATCGAGCGTGATCTGCCGGTGATGGTGCTGACGACCTTGGCCTGCATGCCCATCTTCTGGACCAAAGGGCGGATCACCCGACTGGAAGGAGGAATCCTCGTTGGCCTTTACATCTTTTATGTGATTGACCAGGTGCTGCCCCGCACCCTGCCGAGCTGGCAAGACGAATTTCGACTGGCGATGCTCTGCCTTGTGCTGCCTGCCGTGCTGGTGCTGATCGCCCTCCAGGCGATCCTCTACTGGCGCCAGCTTCGCTATCGCCGAGACAGCCTCGACAGCGAGCCATCGTGA
- a CDS encoding DUF2231 domain-containing protein, with protein sequence MLELLPPLNDKNLPWLDVIHPIVVHFVIAMALITVVFDLLGVITRRRNLFEVSFWNLVVATVAIFVAIIFGQIEAGLANPYGAARDLLNYHSTIGWSLAGVLGLLTGWRYVVRQKDPTVLPAGFLVIDGVLAVLVFCQVYLGDMLVWVYGLHTVPVVEAVRSGVIS encoded by the coding sequence ATGCTCGAGCTGCTCCCACCTCTTAACGACAAGAATCTGCCCTGGCTCGATGTGATCCACCCGATCGTGGTTCACTTCGTGATCGCGATGGCCCTGATCACGGTCGTCTTCGACCTGCTCGGGGTGATCACCCGGCGGAGAAACCTGTTTGAAGTCAGCTTTTGGAATCTGGTGGTCGCCACCGTCGCCATCTTCGTGGCGATCATCTTTGGTCAGATCGAAGCAGGTCTGGCCAATCCCTACGGAGCTGCCCGCGATCTGCTGAATTACCACAGCACGATCGGCTGGTCGCTGGCCGGGGTACTCGGCCTTTTGACCGGTTGGCGTTACGTCGTTCGCCAGAAGGATCCCACCGTTCTTCCGGCGGGTTTCCTCGTGATTGACGGAGTCCTGGCCGTGCTGGTGTTCTGCCAGGTGTATCTCGGCGACATGCTCGTGTGGGTCTACGGACTCCACACCGTTCCGGTGGTTGAGGCCGTGCGCAGCGGAGTGATCTCATGA